DNA from Roseimicrobium sp. ORNL1:
CCGAAGTTTCACAGGACTCTGTCACCTCGGCCACGGCCGTGATGGTGCTGCTGACAGCAGGGACCGTGCTTTTCATGCCCCTGGTGCTGCCGTGGATGATCCCCGGCTTTCATGCGGATGCTTGGGCGATTGCACAGCCCATGGTGCTGCTCCTGCTGCTGCCGCTGGCCATGGGAACGGTAGTGCGAGCAACCCTGCCGCGCCTGGCTGCAGCCTGCGCTCCGATATTCGCACGGGTCGGGAGCATCAGTCTGGTGCTGCTGTTCGTCCTGCTGGTGGTCTTGAATGTCTCCGGGCTGCTGGCGGTGATTGGTACGGGAGCCATCGCGGCGGCGATGCTGCACACCGCAGGGCTGTTCTGTCTGGCATGGTTGGTGCTCGGAGCATGGCCGGAATTTCGTGGAGTGCAGTCACTGTGTGTTTCCGCGCGGAATTTCGGCGCCGCCATGGTTCCGGCGGCAGGGGCCCTGCAGAGCCCAGACGTGATGATCATGCTGGTGGCCAGTGCCGTGGTGGGGCTCCTGATTTGCACGCTGGAGGCGGTGTGGTTGCGGCGCCGGAAATTCCGCTGCCAGCCTGGTGGGTGAGTGAACCTGAGCACCTCACCGGCAACTTCATAGGACCAAAGGCCCATAGCGTTTGCCATCCCGCATGGATGAGTATGGGCCAGCCGTTCCGGCTGGCATTGATACCCCTGAGAATCATCTTCGTGTCACTTTCATGAATACCCTTCCAGAGACGTTCCGGACCCCG
Protein-coding regions in this window:
- a CDS encoding bile acid:sodium symporter, whose amino-acid sequence is MVLLQAIQKASLLAFLICSMGGIGMRLELRALLETLKKPSFVVIALVLNFVVAPALAWGITMVLPLRSGHATGLLLLGVAAGAPFLPKLAEVSQDSVTSATAVMVLLTAGTVLFMPLVLPWMIPGFHADAWAIAQPMVLLLLLPLAMGTVVRATLPRLAAACAPIFARVGSISLVLLFVLLVVLNVSGLLAVIGTGAIAAAMLHTAGLFCLAWLVLGAWPEFRGVQSLCVSARNFGAAMVPAAGALQSPDVMIMLVASAVVGLLICTLEAVWLRRRKFRCQPGG